The following proteins come from a genomic window of Phycodurus eques isolate BA_2022a chromosome 9, UOR_Pequ_1.1, whole genome shotgun sequence:
- the xiap gene encoding E3 ubiquitin-protein ligase XIAP isoform X2, with protein MSDLREDCGLDTDSMVDFSLMNNRLDSFHGSSLAEQVPAERLARAGFYFTGQADRVCCFSCKTTVENWCRGDTPVERHKEVSPWCKFLSCTHRTNFQHNSQLTGSRYNEEAEDMEYRLRTGEVVDESTYPMVPHMRREEARRQTFSSWPSTVPVTPRDLAQAGLYYLGQGDRVQCFCCGGMLGGWEAGDTAWGEHSKHFPYCFFILGHDVGNIPSERSTGEENCSSPPQVNTCIPMGSFEERLRSFAGIQHPIDYARLARAGFYSRGTGDMVMCFRCGGGLKGWQPDEDPWVEHAKSYPGCSFLLAEKGQEFINTIQLRDPQRNKATSSHQNGFTGYRNVQGHGKLELILADFWWNADYTLDQSQGT; from the exons ATGTCGGACCTCAGAGAAGATTGCGGGCTAGACACCGATTCCATGGTTGACTTCTCCCTAATGAACAACCGTCTTGACTCATTCCATGGCTCCAGTTTGGCCGAGCAGGTGCCCGCAGAGCGACTGGCCCGGGCCGGCTTCTACTTTACCGGTCAAGCCGATCGCGTCTGCTGTTTCAGTTGTAAGACGACTGTGGAAAACTGGTGCCGGGGAGATACACCTGTAGAAAGACATAAGGAG GTTTCCCCGTGGTGCAAGTTCCTCAGCTGCACCCATCGCACCAATTTCCAGCACAATTCACAGTTGACTGGCTCCAGATACAATGAAGAAGCCGAAGACATGGAATATCGTTTGAGAACAGGAGAGGTGGTTGACGAGTCCACCTACCCAATGGTCCCTCACATGAGGAGGGAGGAGGCCAGACGTCAGACCTTCTCCTCTTGGCCATCCACTGTTCCTGTGACACCAAGAGATCTGGCCCAAGCTGGCCTCTACTACTTAGGCCAGGGTGACCGGGTGCAGTGTTTTTGCTGCGGTGGCATGCTAGGTGGCTGGGAAGCAGGAGACACGGCCTGGGGTGAACATAGCAAACATTTTCCCTACTGCTTCTTCATCCTTGGCCATGATGTGGGCAACATCCCATCTGAGAGAAGTACGGGAGAGGAGAATTGTAGCAGTCCACCTCAAGTAAACACTTGCATTCCTATGGGGAGTTTCGAAGAGAGGCTGCGCAGTTTTGCAGGGATCCAGCACCCAATAGATTATGCCCGACTTGCAAGGGCTGGCTTCTACAGCAGAG GGACAGGAGACATGGTGATGTGTTTTCGTTGTGGAGGAGGATTAAAAGGCTGGCAGCCTGATGAAGACCCATGGGTAGAGCATGCCAAAAGTTACCCTGG ATGCAGCTTCTTGTTAGCAGAAAAAGGACAAGAATTTATCAACACCATCCAGCTGCGAGATCCTCAGCGAAACAAAGCT ACCTCAAGTCATCAGAATGGATTTACAGGATACAGAAATG TTCAGGGTCATGGGAAGCTAGAGCTTATTCTAGCTGACTTTTGGTGGAATGCGGACTACACTTtggaccaatcacagggcacataa
- the psmd10 gene encoding 26S proteasome non-ATPase regulatory subunit 10, producing the protein MEGSVSNVEVCNLAYLGQFEKLKESILSDKTLACKTDQDHRTALHWACSAGQTNIVSFLLDLGVEVNLQDDAEWTPLHIASSAGREDIVRALISKGAQLNSVNQNGCTPLHYAASKDRYEIALLLLENGADPNAMDKLDSTPLHRASAKGNCRLIQLLLKQSASTNIQDSQGNTALHLACDEERVEAAKLLVEHGASIYIENKEEKTPLQMAKGSLGNVLRQIVEG; encoded by the exons ATGGAGGGCTCAGTATCAAACGTTGAAGTGTGTAATTTGGCATATTTGGGTCAGTTTGAGAAACTAAAAGAGTCCATTTTATCAGATAAAACCCTTGCCTGCAAAACGGACCAG GATCACAGAACTGCCCTACATTGGGCTTGTTCGGCTGGCCAAACCAACATTGTTTCATTTCTACTTGACCTGGGAGTTGAAGTGAACCTGCAAGATGAT GCTGAATGGACCCCTCTTCACATTGCATCGTCTGCAGGCAGAGAAGACATTGTCAGAGCATTAATATCCAAAGGGGCTCAGCTAAACTCTGTAAATCAAAATGGATGCACTCCTCTACATTATGCTGCCTCCAAGGACAGATATGAG ATTGCCTTGCTGTTGCTTGAAAATGGAGCAGACCCTAATGCTATGGACAAACTTGATTCCACTCCACTTCATAGAGCATCTGCCAAGGGCAACTGTCGCCTGATCCAGCTGCTTCTCAAACAGAGTGCCTCGACCAACATCCAGGATTCGCAGGGCAACACAGCACT CCACCTGGCGTGTGATGAGGAACGTGTTGAAGCAGCAAAGTTGTTGGTGGAACACGGAGCCAGCATTTATATCGAAAACAAGGAGGAGAAAACCCCTCTCCAGATGGCCAAGGGTAGTCTGGGCAATGTACTTCGTCAAATTGTGGAAGGATGA
- the xiap gene encoding E3 ubiquitin-protein ligase XIAP isoform X1 encodes MSDLREDCGLDTDSMVDFSLMNNRLDSFHGSSLAEQVPAERLARAGFYFTGQADRVCCFSCKTTVENWCRGDTPVERHKEVSPWCKFLSCTHRTNFQHNSQLTGSRYNEEAEDMEYRLRTGEVVDESTYPMVPHMRREEARRQTFSSWPSTVPVTPRDLAQAGLYYLGQGDRVQCFCCGGMLGGWEAGDTAWGEHSKHFPYCFFILGHDVGNIPSERSTGEENCSSPPQVNTCIPMGSFEERLRSFAGIQHPIDYARLARAGFYSRGTGDMVMCFRCGGGLKGWQPDEDPWVEHAKSYPGCSFLLAEKGQEFINTIQLRDPQRNKATSSHQNGFTGYRNDEDPLETLRKLQREKQCKVCMDRDTSVVFIPCGHLATCEECSQTLIKCPICCGPITQKVKTYIA; translated from the exons ATGTCGGACCTCAGAGAAGATTGCGGGCTAGACACCGATTCCATGGTTGACTTCTCCCTAATGAACAACCGTCTTGACTCATTCCATGGCTCCAGTTTGGCCGAGCAGGTGCCCGCAGAGCGACTGGCCCGGGCCGGCTTCTACTTTACCGGTCAAGCCGATCGCGTCTGCTGTTTCAGTTGTAAGACGACTGTGGAAAACTGGTGCCGGGGAGATACACCTGTAGAAAGACATAAGGAG GTTTCCCCGTGGTGCAAGTTCCTCAGCTGCACCCATCGCACCAATTTCCAGCACAATTCACAGTTGACTGGCTCCAGATACAATGAAGAAGCCGAAGACATGGAATATCGTTTGAGAACAGGAGAGGTGGTTGACGAGTCCACCTACCCAATGGTCCCTCACATGAGGAGGGAGGAGGCCAGACGTCAGACCTTCTCCTCTTGGCCATCCACTGTTCCTGTGACACCAAGAGATCTGGCCCAAGCTGGCCTCTACTACTTAGGCCAGGGTGACCGGGTGCAGTGTTTTTGCTGCGGTGGCATGCTAGGTGGCTGGGAAGCAGGAGACACGGCCTGGGGTGAACATAGCAAACATTTTCCCTACTGCTTCTTCATCCTTGGCCATGATGTGGGCAACATCCCATCTGAGAGAAGTACGGGAGAGGAGAATTGTAGCAGTCCACCTCAAGTAAACACTTGCATTCCTATGGGGAGTTTCGAAGAGAGGCTGCGCAGTTTTGCAGGGATCCAGCACCCAATAGATTATGCCCGACTTGCAAGGGCTGGCTTCTACAGCAGAG GGACAGGAGACATGGTGATGTGTTTTCGTTGTGGAGGAGGATTAAAAGGCTGGCAGCCTGATGAAGACCCATGGGTAGAGCATGCCAAAAGTTACCCTGG ATGCAGCTTCTTGTTAGCAGAAAAAGGACAAGAATTTATCAACACCATCCAGCTGCGAGATCCTCAGCGAAACAAAGCT ACCTCAAGTCATCAGAATGGATTTACAGGATACAGAAATG ATGAGGACCCGTTGGAGACACTGCGGAAACTGCAGAGGGAAAAACAGTGCAAAGTGTGTATGGACAGAGATACTTCTGTTGTCTTCATCCCGTGTGGTCATCTGGCCACCTGTGAGGAGTGTTCACAGACACTTATTAAGTGTCCAATTTGTTGTGGGCCCATTACACAGAAGGTCAAGACCTACATCGCTTAA
- the nxt2 gene encoding NTF2-related export protein 2, with the protein MAATLDFRTHVDQSCRYSEEFVNIYYDCVDKKRRNLTRLYLDKATLVWNGNTVSGLDSLGEFFEALPSSEFQVHTLDCQPVHDQATQGQMTLLVVTGGTVKFEGNKQRFFNQNFLLTAQASPNNDQPVWKIASDCFRFQDWNS; encoded by the exons ATGGCAGCTACGTTG GATTTCAGGACCCATGTGGACCAGTCATGCAGATATTCGGAGGAATTCGTCAACATTTACTATGACTGTGTGGATAAAAAGAGAAGG AACCTCACCAGACTCTACTTGGATAAGGCAACCTTGGTGTGGAATGGAAACACTGTATCCGGACTAGATTCCCTGGGCGAGTTTTTTGAGGCACTGCCTTCTAGCGAGTTCCAAGTTCATACTCTGGATtgtcaaccagttcatg ATCAAGCAACCCAGGGTCAGATGACTCTACTGGTGGTGACCGGCGGAACGGTCAAGTTTGAGGGGAACAAGCAGCGTTTCTTCAACCAAAATTTTCTTTTAACTGCTCAGGCGTCACCCAATAACGACCAGCCCGTGTGGAAGATCGCTAGTGACTGTTTCCGTTTTCAAGACTGGAATAGCTGA
- the acsl4a gene encoding long-chain-fatty-acid--CoA ligase 4 isoform X2, translating to MSKRVKARSTAGCAEGPYRSVDHFDTLAKEDLPGKNTLDKLFTFAVERFGDAPSLGSREVLSEENEIQPNGKVFKKLILSDYKWLSYNQMDSLVSEFGRGLEALGQQSKSNIAIFCETRAEWMITAQTCFRHNFPLVTFYATLGEDAIAFGLNETGVSHLVTSVELLETKLKNVLPTIPKLKHIIYVDQKKVTTEGYPAGLSIHSMQAVQNLGALPENMGQELVKPQPSDLAVVMYTSGSTGRPKGVMIVHSNLIAGMTGQCERIPGLGPKDIYIGYLPLAHVLEMTAEISCVTYGCPIGYSSPQTLSDQSSKIKRGSKGDCTVLKPTLMAAVPEILDRINKNVMAKVQEMSYVQKKLFNLGYQYKLKQIKKGYDAPLCNALLFSKVKKLLGGRVRLMLSGGAPLSPTTQRFMNVCFCCSVGQGYGLTETCGAGTITEVADNSTGRVGAPLICCEFRLRDWAEGGYTNKDKPHPRGEVLIGGPNVTMGYFKYESKDEDFFVDESGQRWFCTGDVGEVHPDGCLQIVDRKKDLVKLQAGVYVSLGKVECALKNSSLIDNICVYANSDQNYIISFVVPNQKRMMELAKQRGLVVQWEEICTHPDMEKEVLKEIKEVAAKVKLQRFEIPVKVHLSPEPWTPEMGLVTDAFKLKRKELKNHYRHHIERMYEAK from the exons ATGTCCAAGCGGGTCAAGGCCCGCTCTACCGCCGGCTGTGCCGAGGGACCTTACCGCTCTGTGGACCACTTTGACACTCTGGCCAAGGAAGATCTGCCTGGCAAGAACACTCTAGATAAGTTGTTCACATTTGCCGTGGAGCGCTTCGGAGATGCACCTAGTCTTGGCTCCAGAGAGGTGCTGAGTGAAGAAAACGAGATACAGCCCAACggaaaggtttttaaaaaa CTGATCCTTAGTGACTACAAATGGCTCTCCTACAATCAAATGGACTCTCTTGTCAGTGAGTTTGGAAGAGGATTGGAAGCGCTTGGCCAGCAATCcaaaagtaacattgcaatcTTTTGCGAGACCAGAGCAGAGTGGATGATAACCGCCCAAACGTGCTTTAGGCATAATTTCCCAC TGGTGACATTTTATGCAACATTGGGAGAGGATGCAATTGCATTTGGACTAAATGAAACTGGCGTTTCACATCTTGTGACCAGTGTGGAACTGCTAGAGACTAAACTTAAA AATGTGCTTCCAACTATCCCAAAACTGAAACATATAATCTATGTGGACCAGAAGAAAGTGACAACAGAAGGCTACCCAGCAGGACTCTCTATCCACAGCATGCAAGCGGTGCAGAATCTGGGCGCGCTGCCTGAAAATA TGGGACAGGAACTTGTAAAGCCCCAGCCGTCTGACTTGGCTGTGGTGATGTACACCAGCGGCTCCACTGGGCGTCCCAAAGGAGTCATGATTGTCCACAGTAATTTGATTGCAGGAATGACAGGCCAATGTGAACGCATCCCAGGACTCGG CCCTAAGGATATTTACATCGGCTACCTCCCTTTGGCTCATGTGCTGGAGATGACCGCGGAGATCAGCTGTGTCACATATGGATGTCCGATAGGCTACTCTTCCCCACAGACACTGTCTGATCAG TCCTCAAAAATAAAGAGGGGAAGCAAGGGCGACTGCACTGTGCTTAAACCCACACTGATGGCAGCTGTGCCG GAAATTTTGGATCGCATAAACAAGAATGTGATGGCCAAAGTGCAGGAGATGAGCTATGTTCAGAAGAAGCTGTTCAACTTGGGCTACCAATACAAACTAAAGCAGATCAAGAAAGGCTACGATGCACCGCTCTGCAATGC CCTGTTGTTCTCCAAAGTGAAGAAGCTGCTGGGCGGGCGAGTGCGGTTAATGCTGTCGGGTGGAGCTCCTCTGTCCCCGACTACACAGAGGTTCATGAACGTGTGCTTCTGCTGCTCAGTGGGTCAAGGCTATGGCCTCACTGAAACCTGTGGAGCAGGCACCATCACTGAGG TTGCAGACAATAGCACTGGGCGTGTCGGCGCGCCACTTATTTGCTGTGAGTTCAGACTGCGGGACTGGGCTGAAG GCGGCTACACCAACAAAGATAAGCCCCACCCCAGAGGCGAGGTCTTGATTGGCGGGCCCAATGTGACCATGGGTTACTTCAAGTACGAGAGCAAGGATGAGGACTTTTTTGTGGATGAGAGCGGTCAAAGATGGTTTTGCACTGGAGATGTTGGTGAGGTTCACCCAGATGGCTGTCTGCAAATAGTTG ACCGTAAGAAAGACCTGGTCAAACTGCAGGCGGGGGTGTACGTGTCTCTTGGTAAGGTGGAGTGTGCCCTGAAAAACAGCTCCCTCATAGACAACATCTGTGTCTATGCAAACAG CgatcagaactacatcatcagCTTTGTGGTTCCCAACCAGAAGCGGATGATGGAACTGGCCAAGCAGAGAGGATTGGTCGTACAATGGGAGGAAATCTGCACTCATCCTGACATGGAGAAAGAGGTCCTGAAGGAGATTAAGGAGGTTGCTGCTAAAG TTAAACTCCAGCGCTTTGAAATTCCCGTGAAGGTCCATCTGAGCCCAGAGCCGTGGACGCCTGAGATGGGTCTCGTCACTGATGCGTTCAAGCTGAAGCGCAAAGAGCTGAAGAACCACTATCGCCACCACATAGAGAGAATGTATGAGGCTAAATAA
- the acsl4a gene encoding long-chain-fatty-acid--CoA ligase 4 isoform X1, with amino-acid sequence MAFQSDTVQSVILFPVHLVVWLYSVLSFLPWYYITGAGQRKTMSKRVKARSTAGCAEGPYRSVDHFDTLAKEDLPGKNTLDKLFTFAVERFGDAPSLGSREVLSEENEIQPNGKVFKKLILSDYKWLSYNQMDSLVSEFGRGLEALGQQSKSNIAIFCETRAEWMITAQTCFRHNFPLVTFYATLGEDAIAFGLNETGVSHLVTSVELLETKLKNVLPTIPKLKHIIYVDQKKVTTEGYPAGLSIHSMQAVQNLGALPENMGQELVKPQPSDLAVVMYTSGSTGRPKGVMIVHSNLIAGMTGQCERIPGLGPKDIYIGYLPLAHVLEMTAEISCVTYGCPIGYSSPQTLSDQSSKIKRGSKGDCTVLKPTLMAAVPEILDRINKNVMAKVQEMSYVQKKLFNLGYQYKLKQIKKGYDAPLCNALLFSKVKKLLGGRVRLMLSGGAPLSPTTQRFMNVCFCCSVGQGYGLTETCGAGTITEVADNSTGRVGAPLICCEFRLRDWAEGGYTNKDKPHPRGEVLIGGPNVTMGYFKYESKDEDFFVDESGQRWFCTGDVGEVHPDGCLQIVDRKKDLVKLQAGVYVSLGKVECALKNSSLIDNICVYANSDQNYIISFVVPNQKRMMELAKQRGLVVQWEEICTHPDMEKEVLKEIKEVAAKVKLQRFEIPVKVHLSPEPWTPEMGLVTDAFKLKRKELKNHYRHHIERMYEAK; translated from the exons ATGGCTTTTCAGTCGGATACTGTCCAATCTGTCATCCTTTTTCCGGTCCACCTTGTGGTGTGGCTCTACTCTGTCCTCTCCTTCCTACCATGGTACTACATCACTGGTGCTGGCCAGAGGAAAACTATGTCCAAGCGGGTCAAGGCCCGCTCTACCGCCGGCTGTGCCGAGGGACCTTACCGCTCTGTGGACCACTTTGACACTCTGGCCAAGGAAGATCTGCCTGGCAAGAACACTCTAGATAAGTTGTTCACATTTGCCGTGGAGCGCTTCGGAGATGCACCTAGTCTTGGCTCCAGAGAGGTGCTGAGTGAAGAAAACGAGATACAGCCCAACggaaaggtttttaaaaaa CTGATCCTTAGTGACTACAAATGGCTCTCCTACAATCAAATGGACTCTCTTGTCAGTGAGTTTGGAAGAGGATTGGAAGCGCTTGGCCAGCAATCcaaaagtaacattgcaatcTTTTGCGAGACCAGAGCAGAGTGGATGATAACCGCCCAAACGTGCTTTAGGCATAATTTCCCAC TGGTGACATTTTATGCAACATTGGGAGAGGATGCAATTGCATTTGGACTAAATGAAACTGGCGTTTCACATCTTGTGACCAGTGTGGAACTGCTAGAGACTAAACTTAAA AATGTGCTTCCAACTATCCCAAAACTGAAACATATAATCTATGTGGACCAGAAGAAAGTGACAACAGAAGGCTACCCAGCAGGACTCTCTATCCACAGCATGCAAGCGGTGCAGAATCTGGGCGCGCTGCCTGAAAATA TGGGACAGGAACTTGTAAAGCCCCAGCCGTCTGACTTGGCTGTGGTGATGTACACCAGCGGCTCCACTGGGCGTCCCAAAGGAGTCATGATTGTCCACAGTAATTTGATTGCAGGAATGACAGGCCAATGTGAACGCATCCCAGGACTCGG CCCTAAGGATATTTACATCGGCTACCTCCCTTTGGCTCATGTGCTGGAGATGACCGCGGAGATCAGCTGTGTCACATATGGATGTCCGATAGGCTACTCTTCCCCACAGACACTGTCTGATCAG TCCTCAAAAATAAAGAGGGGAAGCAAGGGCGACTGCACTGTGCTTAAACCCACACTGATGGCAGCTGTGCCG GAAATTTTGGATCGCATAAACAAGAATGTGATGGCCAAAGTGCAGGAGATGAGCTATGTTCAGAAGAAGCTGTTCAACTTGGGCTACCAATACAAACTAAAGCAGATCAAGAAAGGCTACGATGCACCGCTCTGCAATGC CCTGTTGTTCTCCAAAGTGAAGAAGCTGCTGGGCGGGCGAGTGCGGTTAATGCTGTCGGGTGGAGCTCCTCTGTCCCCGACTACACAGAGGTTCATGAACGTGTGCTTCTGCTGCTCAGTGGGTCAAGGCTATGGCCTCACTGAAACCTGTGGAGCAGGCACCATCACTGAGG TTGCAGACAATAGCACTGGGCGTGTCGGCGCGCCACTTATTTGCTGTGAGTTCAGACTGCGGGACTGGGCTGAAG GCGGCTACACCAACAAAGATAAGCCCCACCCCAGAGGCGAGGTCTTGATTGGCGGGCCCAATGTGACCATGGGTTACTTCAAGTACGAGAGCAAGGATGAGGACTTTTTTGTGGATGAGAGCGGTCAAAGATGGTTTTGCACTGGAGATGTTGGTGAGGTTCACCCAGATGGCTGTCTGCAAATAGTTG ACCGTAAGAAAGACCTGGTCAAACTGCAGGCGGGGGTGTACGTGTCTCTTGGTAAGGTGGAGTGTGCCCTGAAAAACAGCTCCCTCATAGACAACATCTGTGTCTATGCAAACAG CgatcagaactacatcatcagCTTTGTGGTTCCCAACCAGAAGCGGATGATGGAACTGGCCAAGCAGAGAGGATTGGTCGTACAATGGGAGGAAATCTGCACTCATCCTGACATGGAGAAAGAGGTCCTGAAGGAGATTAAGGAGGTTGCTGCTAAAG TTAAACTCCAGCGCTTTGAAATTCCCGTGAAGGTCCATCTGAGCCCAGAGCCGTGGACGCCTGAGATGGGTCTCGTCACTGATGCGTTCAAGCTGAAGCGCAAAGAGCTGAAGAACCACTATCGCCACCACATAGAGAGAATGTATGAGGCTAAATAA